A window of the Thermodesulfobacteriota bacterium genome harbors these coding sequences:
- a CDS encoding FAD-binding oxidoreductase: MDPKRHFDLLIVGGGVMGSSLAYHLAHDGFQGRVAVFEKDPSYEKASTVLSVGGIRRQFSTEVNVRLSQYSLAFYREFGERMEVEGVRPEIDFKPRGYLFLGNERNWPLLVKHQAFQRSLGVETKLLTPEETLRLIPDLNAEDLVGSSFSPGDGYMDPHSVLQGFVRKAKHLGVTYIHQEVVEIFRKGDRLEGLRTKEGTTYAAPIIVNAAGPYAGAVGRMAGIEIPVVPVRRMVYLVKPPRLFEYDLPLVIDPSGVYFLHETGRQILTGKSRKEEPPGFNFQWDRDYFQETIWPALAHRIPLFDALKLVSGWAGLYEINQWDFNGIIGNHPEVSNFFMAVGFSGHGFQQAPAVGKALSEKIRLGRYETVDASPLGYERIVEGRKVLEEEVI, translated from the coding sequence ATGGACCCGAAGAGGCATTTCGATCTTCTCATCGTGGGAGGCGGGGTGATGGGATCGAGCCTCGCCTACCATCTCGCCCACGATGGGTTTCAGGGACGGGTGGCCGTCTTCGAGAAAGACCCCTCCTATGAGAAGGCCTCCACGGTCCTAAGCGTGGGCGGCATCCGGAGGCAGTTCAGCACCGAGGTCAATGTCCGGCTCTCCCAGTATAGCCTCGCCTTCTATCGGGAGTTCGGTGAGCGGATGGAGGTCGAGGGCGTCCGGCCCGAGATCGACTTTAAACCGAGGGGCTATCTCTTCCTCGGGAACGAGAGGAACTGGCCCCTTTTGGTCAAACACCAGGCCTTCCAGAGATCGCTCGGCGTGGAGACGAAGCTCTTAACCCCCGAAGAGACCCTCCGGCTCATCCCAGACCTCAATGCAGAGGACCTGGTCGGCTCCTCCTTCTCTCCGGGCGACGGCTACATGGATCCCCACAGCGTGCTTCAGGGGTTTGTCAGAAAGGCAAAACACCTCGGCGTCACCTATATCCACCAGGAGGTGGTCGAAATCTTCCGCAAAGGGGATCGGCTGGAGGGGTTGAGGACGAAGGAGGGCACGACCTACGCAGCTCCGATCATCGTGAATGCGGCCGGCCCCTATGCCGGAGCCGTGGGAAGGATGGCCGGAATCGAGATCCCGGTGGTTCCGGTGAGGCGGATGGTCTATCTCGTCAAACCCCCTCGACTCTTCGAATACGACCTTCCCTTGGTGATCGATCCCTCGGGCGTCTACTTCCTTCACGAGACAGGGAGGCAGATCCTGACAGGAAAGTCGAGAAAGGAGGAGCCCCCGGGATTCAACTTCCAGTGGGATCGGGACTACTTCCAGGAGACGATTTGGCCTGCCCTGGCCCACCGGATTCCTCTCTTCGACGCGCTGAAACTGGTCAGCGGCTGGGCAGGGCTTTATGAGATCAACCAGTGGGACTTCAACGGGATCATTGGAAATCATCCGGAGGTCTCCAATTTCTTCATGGCCGTTGGATTCAGCGGCCATGGATTTCAACAGGCGCCCGCCGTAGGCAAAGCCCTCTCCGAAAAGATCCGCCTCGGCCGATACGAGACCGTGGATGCAAGCCCTTTGGGATACGAACGGATCGTCGAGGGGAGAAAGGTCCTGGAGGAGGAGGTGATATAG
- a CDS encoding ornithine cyclodeaminase family protein, whose amino-acid sequence MLILDKKDLEELLPMEEVIEVLRAGFREVKEGRCVVPVRFHLAVGEYQGQFLFMPAYLSGLKQAGTKIVSVFPQNVSRGKPTIYATYLLCDPTTGELLAVMEGATLTGIRTGAASGLATGYLARKEAKALGVIGTGFQSYFQVRAIQAVRSIEEIWAYDTDPNRLREFCERFSPFVKVHPVSSASEVVRPSDILITSTTSTTPVFSGRDLKPGTHINAIGAFRPDMRETDDETVLRAKIVVDTYEGCLSEAGDLLIPMAEGKLKKEAIHGDLGDLVTGRKKGRETEEEITLFKSVGFAMEDVVTASHAYEKAGRSGMGKRIELL is encoded by the coding sequence ATGCTTATTCTGGACAAAAAGGATCTGGAAGAGCTTCTGCCGATGGAAGAGGTGATAGAGGTTCTAAGGGCGGGATTCCGCGAGGTCAAAGAGGGCCGATGCGTCGTTCCGGTCCGGTTCCACCTTGCCGTCGGAGAGTATCAAGGGCAGTTTCTCTTCATGCCCGCCTACCTCTCCGGCCTGAAGCAGGCTGGGACGAAGATCGTCTCGGTCTTTCCCCAGAATGTCTCCAGGGGAAAACCTACGATCTATGCGACCTATCTGCTCTGCGATCCGACCACCGGGGAGTTGCTGGCGGTGATGGAAGGGGCCACGCTCACGGGGATTCGCACGGGCGCCGCCTCCGGATTGGCGACTGGGTACCTCGCAAGAAAGGAGGCGAAGGCCCTCGGCGTGATCGGAACGGGCTTCCAATCTTATTTTCAGGTCAGGGCGATCCAGGCCGTTCGCTCCATCGAGGAGATCTGGGCCTACGATACCGACCCAAACAGGCTTCGGGAATTCTGCGAGAGGTTTTCGCCCTTCGTTAAGGTCCATCCCGTTTCGAGTGCCTCGGAGGTCGTGAGGCCAAGCGACATCCTGATCACCTCAACCACTTCCACCACGCCGGTCTTTTCCGGAAGGGACCTGAAGCCCGGAACCCACATCAACGCCATCGGCGCCTTCCGTCCCGATATGCGCGAGACCGACGACGAGACCGTCCTCCGGGCCAAGATCGTTGTCGACACCTACGAGGGCTGTCTCAGCGAGGCAGGCGACCTGCTCATCCCCATGGCCGAGGGAAAGTTGAAAAAGGAGGCTATCCATGGAGATCTGGGAGACCTGGTCACCGGAAGGAAGAAGGGGAGAGAGACGGAGGAGGAGATCACCTTATTTAAATCGGTGGGCTTTGCCATGGAGGATGTGGTGACCGCCTCCCATGCCTATGAAAAGGCAGGCCGAAGCGGGATGGGAAAGAGGATCGAGCTCTTGTAA
- the pruA gene encoding L-glutamate gamma-semialdehyde dehydrogenase, producing the protein MNGIFRIEKPVNEPVCSYAPGTVEREKLKAQLAKMLKEEVEIPLLIGGKEVRTGDLGECRCPHDHGHLLGRYHKAGPREVEKAIEEARKAWQEWSEMDWVARATIFLRAAELITSKYRFILNAATMLGQSKTAHQAEIDSACEVADLYRFNPYYMSQIYHWQPESTAEAWNRLDYRPLEGFVFAVSPFNFTAIAGNLPTAPAMMGNTVVWKPASTAVYSAYFLTRLWKEAGLPDGVINFIPGSASTIGNLVLTHPDLAGLHFTGSTSTFLEMWRTIGTHIERYKTYPRIVGETGGKDFVFVHRSADVEVATTALIRGAFEYQGQKCSAASRAYIPSNLWPSLKERLIDEIKTIRMGDVTDFSNFMGAVIDQASFEKISSYIDYARHSGETEVLCGGGCDRSKGYFIEPTLILTQNPHHRLMVEEIFGPVLTLFVYPEEAFEETLELCNRTSPYGLTGSILASDRKAIEKGLKALRHAAGNFYINDKPTGAVVAQQPFGGGRQSGTNDKAGSIFNLIRWTSPRAIKENLLPPTDYRYPFLAEP; encoded by the coding sequence GTGAACGGCATCTTCAGGATCGAAAAACCGGTGAACGAACCCGTCTGTTCCTATGCCCCAGGAACGGTGGAGAGGGAGAAGTTGAAGGCCCAGCTGGCCAAGATGTTGAAGGAGGAGGTCGAGATTCCCCTCCTCATCGGAGGAAAGGAGGTCCGCACGGGCGACCTCGGCGAATGCCGATGTCCCCACGACCATGGGCATCTCCTGGGCCGTTACCATAAAGCAGGCCCGAGGGAGGTGGAGAAAGCGATCGAGGAGGCCCGGAAGGCCTGGCAGGAGTGGTCGGAGATGGACTGGGTGGCGCGGGCCACGATCTTTCTGAGGGCGGCGGAATTGATCACCTCCAAATACCGCTTCATCCTCAATGCGGCGACGATGCTGGGCCAGTCGAAGACCGCGCACCAAGCCGAGATCGATTCTGCGTGTGAGGTCGCCGACCTCTATCGCTTCAATCCCTACTACATGAGCCAGATCTACCACTGGCAACCCGAATCGACGGCCGAGGCCTGGAATCGTCTCGACTATCGGCCTCTCGAAGGGTTCGTCTTTGCTGTCTCGCCTTTCAACTTCACGGCCATCGCGGGCAATCTTCCGACCGCCCCGGCCATGATGGGCAATACCGTGGTCTGGAAGCCCGCTTCCACGGCCGTCTATTCAGCTTACTTCCTGACACGCTTGTGGAAGGAGGCAGGCCTTCCTGACGGCGTGATCAACTTCATCCCCGGTTCGGCAAGCACCATCGGAAATCTCGTGCTCACCCATCCCGATCTGGCAGGGCTTCACTTCACCGGCAGCACCTCCACCTTCCTCGAGATGTGGAGGACGATCGGTACCCACATCGAGCGATATAAGACCTATCCGAGGATCGTGGGGGAGACCGGAGGGAAGGACTTCGTCTTCGTCCACCGCTCTGCCGACGTGGAGGTGGCGACCACGGCCCTCATCCGCGGGGCCTTCGAATACCAAGGCCAGAAGTGTTCGGCCGCAAGTCGGGCCTACATCCCGTCCAACCTGTGGCCCTCGCTCAAGGAGCGGCTGATCGACGAGATCAAGACGATCCGGATGGGCGACGTGACCGATTTTTCAAACTTCATGGGAGCGGTCATCGACCAGGCCTCCTTTGAGAAGATCTCGAGCTACATCGACTACGCGAGGCATTCGGGAGAGACCGAGGTCCTCTGCGGGGGCGGCTGCGACAGGTCGAAGGGATACTTCATCGAGCCGACCCTCATCCTCACCCAGAACCCCCATCACCGGCTGATGGTCGAGGAGATCTTTGGCCCTGTCTTGACCCTCTTCGTCTACCCGGAGGAGGCCTTCGAGGAGACCCTCGAGCTCTGTAACCGAACGTCTCCTTATGGCCTCACGGGCAGCATCCTGGCAAGCGACCGGAAGGCGATCGAAAAGGGGTTGAAGGCCCTCCGCCATGCCGCGGGCAATTTCTATATCAACGACAAGCCGACCGGCGCGGTGGTGGCCCAACAGCCCTTCGGAGGGGGGAGGCAGTCCGGGACGAACGACAAGGCGGGCTCGATCTTCAACCTCATCCGTTGGACCAGCCCGAGGGCGATCAAAGAGAACCTTCTCCCTCCGACCGATTATCGCTATCCCTTCCTGGCCGAACCTTGA
- a CDS encoding aldehyde dehydrogenase family protein — MKALLEKLGIREVNRGACSGADLWFDDPEGKELTSYNPTTGEPIAKVIQATEKSYDQVVSHAVKAFKTWRMVPAPKRGLLARDFAQLLREFKEPLGELVTLEMGKIKVEGMGEVQEMIDICDFAVGLSRQLYGLTMHSERPGHRMYEQWHPLGAIGVITAFNFPVAVWSWNAAIAGVCGDTVVWKPSSETPLCAVAVQHLANRIMADHGLSGIFNLVIGPGSVIGRRMIDDPRLPLLSFTGSTKMGRQVAEGVARRLGRTILELGGNNAIIVAEDADLEMAVRSILFGAVGTAGQRCTSTRRIIVHRSVSQELTERLCKAYSQVRIGDPLKEGVLMGPLVTKEAVEEMMAALEKARQQGGVILYGGRRLSDLGERFVEPTIVKMPAQTEIVHHETFAPILYLIEYEDFEEAIRIHNEVPQGLSSAIFTRSLRTAERFLSHEGSDCGIANVNIGTSGAEIGGAFGGEKETGGGRESGSDAWKGYMRRQTNTINWSTELPLAQGIKFGD; from the coding sequence ATGAAGGCACTGCTTGAGAAGCTCGGCATCCGTGAGGTCAACCGGGGCGCCTGTTCAGGAGCCGACCTCTGGTTCGACGATCCGGAAGGCAAGGAGTTGACCTCCTACAACCCGACCACCGGGGAGCCCATTGCCAAGGTGATCCAGGCGACGGAGAAGAGTTACGATCAGGTGGTCTCCCATGCGGTCAAGGCCTTCAAGACCTGGCGTATGGTCCCCGCGCCGAAGCGGGGGCTCCTCGCCCGGGACTTTGCCCAGCTCTTGAGGGAGTTCAAAGAACCCCTAGGCGAGCTGGTGACCCTCGAGATGGGAAAGATCAAGGTGGAAGGGATGGGGGAGGTCCAGGAGATGATCGACATCTGCGACTTCGCCGTAGGTCTCTCGAGGCAACTCTATGGGCTGACCATGCATTCGGAAAGGCCCGGCCACCGGATGTACGAGCAGTGGCATCCTCTCGGAGCCATCGGCGTGATCACGGCCTTCAACTTCCCTGTGGCGGTCTGGTCCTGGAACGCGGCCATCGCGGGCGTGTGCGGAGATACGGTCGTCTGGAAACCCTCCTCCGAAACGCCCCTCTGTGCCGTAGCCGTCCAGCACCTCGCCAACCGGATCATGGCCGATCACGGCCTATCGGGCATTTTCAACCTCGTCATCGGTCCGGGGTCGGTCATCGGTAGGAGGATGATCGACGATCCGAGGCTTCCCCTCCTCTCCTTCACAGGCTCGACCAAGATGGGTCGCCAGGTGGCCGAAGGGGTGGCCAGGAGGCTCGGACGGACGATCCTCGAATTGGGCGGAAACAACGCCATTATCGTGGCCGAGGATGCCGATCTGGAGATGGCCGTCCGATCCATCCTCTTCGGCGCGGTGGGGACAGCGGGTCAGCGATGCACCTCGACCCGCAGGATCATCGTCCATCGCTCGGTCAGTCAGGAGTTGACCGAGAGGCTCTGCAAAGCCTATAGCCAGGTCCGGATCGGAGATCCTCTAAAGGAAGGGGTCCTGATGGGCCCCCTGGTGACGAAGGAGGCCGTCGAGGAGATGATGGCCGCCCTGGAGAAGGCGAGGCAGCAGGGCGGGGTCATCCTCTACGGGGGGAGGCGGCTTTCGGACCTTGGGGAGCGATTCGTCGAACCGACGATCGTGAAGATGCCGGCTCAGACCGAGATCGTCCACCATGAGACCTTTGCCCCAATCCTCTACCTTATCGAATACGAGGACTTCGAGGAGGCGATCCGGATCCACAATGAAGTGCCCCAGGGGCTTTCGAGCGCCATCTTCACCCGGAGCCTGAGGACGGCCGAGCGGTTCCTCTCCCATGAGGGGTCGGACTGCGGGATCGCCAATGTCAATATCGGGACCTCGGGTGCGGAGATCGGAGGGGCCTTCGGAGGCGAAAAGGAGACCGGCGGCGGCAGGGAGTCGGGATCCGACGCCTGGAAGGGCTACATGCGGCGCCAGACCAACACGATCAACTGGTCCACGGAACTTCCCCTCGCCCAGGGCATCAAGTTCGGGGACTGA
- a CDS encoding PAS domain S-box protein, producing the protein MGEYPSREDLVKIAEMADEGIVVFDEDYTIEFANTVASQLTGYPKERLLGMDFRRLLTERDRDHLHRMQSDAGGDETRRVCTEMEILTAKGLRRDMEVCIALSREEEKGTKTYAYLRDITDAKRMAREVREATKRFEKIAEMGEDGILVFDEESKIEFANQKAAEILGMPKEEILGREFFSLIGKRDEEFLEEMVMRGEGMGQKVCIEMTLITPQGHSKEAEVCIAPVQSEDGPIKTYAYIRDITERKRYEKEILESEEKYRNLFERVQHGLFISTKEGRFLDCNQALVEMAGYSTKEEFLKIDIPRDLYVNKEDREKFQRLIEAKGFVKDLEVEFKKKNGEKITILLTAHAKRDEKGEIVGYEGLNIDISERKRMERELREANQFLRNLIESSVDGIIAADMKGNIIIFNKGAEALTGYTAEEVIGKIHITQIYPEGVAKEVMRKLRSPDYGGVGKFAPTQLEVVNKQGEKIPIQLSAALIYDEAGREIASVGIFTDLRPRLKMEKEIQEIQQALLQSEKLAAMGRLTSQIAHELNNPIYGIMNTLELLKTEIPPESKRRRILELSLSETHRLAEMLRNMLSFSKPEEEERRPVNLNELLEGILLIVDKQMQEANIKVKTYFDERIPTVMASTNQLRQVILNMVKNAKEAMPKGGSLTIATGRERDRVLIHIRDTGVGIPEEHRNKIFEAFFTTKQKVKGVGLGLSVCYGIIKSHGGEIKVESEEGKGTHFTISLPA; encoded by the coding sequence ATGGGAGAATATCCGAGTCGGGAGGACCTCGTAAAGATCGCCGAGATGGCTGACGAGGGGATCGTTGTCTTTGACGAGGATTATACGATCGAGTTTGCCAATACCGTGGCCTCGCAATTGACCGGCTACCCGAAAGAGAGGTTGCTCGGGATGGATTTTCGTCGCCTCCTCACCGAGAGGGATCGAGACCATCTCCACCGGATGCAGTCCGATGCGGGAGGGGACGAAACCAGGCGGGTTTGTACCGAGATGGAGATCCTCACCGCAAAAGGCCTAAGGAGGGATATGGAGGTTTGCATCGCCCTCTCGAGGGAGGAGGAGAAAGGGACGAAAACCTATGCCTACCTGAGAGATATTACGGATGCCAAGAGGATGGCCAGGGAGGTTCGTGAGGCGACCAAGCGGTTCGAGAAGATCGCAGAGATGGGTGAGGATGGCATCCTCGTCTTCGATGAGGAGTCCAAGATCGAATTTGCGAACCAGAAGGCGGCCGAGATCTTAGGGATGCCGAAGGAGGAGATCCTCGGCAGGGAATTCTTTTCCCTCATCGGGAAGAGGGATGAGGAGTTTCTCGAGGAGATGGTGATGCGGGGGGAGGGGATGGGTCAGAAGGTCTGTATCGAGATGACGTTGATCACCCCCCAGGGCCACTCCAAAGAGGCGGAGGTTTGCATCGCACCGGTCCAATCGGAGGACGGGCCGATCAAGACCTACGCCTATATCCGGGATATCACGGAGAGGAAGAGGTATGAAAAGGAGATCCTGGAGTCTGAGGAGAAGTATCGAAACCTCTTCGAACGGGTCCAGCACGGCCTCTTCATCAGCACGAAAGAGGGGAGGTTTCTCGACTGCAATCAGGCCCTGGTGGAGATGGCGGGCTACTCGACCAAGGAGGAGTTCCTGAAGATCGACATCCCCCGGGATCTCTATGTCAACAAAGAGGACCGAGAGAAATTTCAGAGGTTGATCGAAGCGAAGGGCTTCGTGAAAGATCTGGAGGTGGAATTCAAGAAGAAGAACGGCGAGAAGATCACCATCCTCCTCACGGCCCATGCCAAAAGGGACGAGAAGGGCGAGATCGTCGGCTACGAGGGTCTCAACATCGACATCTCCGAGAGGAAACGGATGGAGCGGGAGCTGAGGGAGGCCAACCAGTTCTTGAGGAACCTGATCGAAAGCTCTGTGGACGGGATCATCGCCGCCGACATGAAGGGCAACATCATCATCTTCAACAAAGGGGCAGAGGCCCTGACGGGTTACACGGCCGAGGAGGTGATCGGAAAGATCCACATCACCCAGATCTATCCCGAAGGGGTAGCCAAGGAGGTGATGAGGAAGCTCCGGAGCCCTGACTACGGTGGGGTGGGAAAGTTCGCGCCCACGCAGCTCGAGGTGGTCAACAAACAGGGCGAAAAGATTCCCATCCAGCTCTCCGCCGCCCTCATCTATGACGAGGCGGGCAGAGAGATCGCAAGCGTCGGGATCTTCACGGACCTGAGGCCGAGGCTGAAGATGGAGAAGGAGATCCAGGAGATCCAGCAGGCCCTGCTCCAATCCGAAAAGCTGGCCGCCATGGGAAGGCTCACCTCGCAGATCGCCCATGAATTGAACAACCCCATCTACGGGATCATGAACACCCTGGAGCTCTTGAAGACCGAGATCCCTCCTGAGAGCAAGAGGCGGAGAATCTTAGAGCTCTCCCTCTCCGAAACCCATCGGCTGGCGGAGATGCTCCGAAACATGCTGAGCTTCTCGAAGCCCGAAGAGGAGGAGCGGAGGCCCGTCAACCTGAACGAACTGTTGGAGGGGATCCTCCTCATCGTGGACAAGCAGATGCAGGAGGCCAATATCAAGGTCAAGACGTACTTTGACGAACGGATCCCCACGGTGATGGCCTCCACGAACCAGCTGAGGCAGGTGATCCTCAACATGGTGAAGAATGCGAAGGAGGCCATGCCCAAAGGGGGCAGCCTCACCATCGCCACCGGGAGGGAGAGGGATCGGGTCTTGATCCACATCCGGGACACGGGCGTGGGCATCCCGGAGGAACACAGGAATAAGATCTTCGAGGCCTTCTTCACGACCAAACAAAAGGTCAAAGGGGTGGGCTTAGGCCTTTCGGTCTGTTACGGGATCATCAAAAGTCACGGAGGGGAGATCAAGGTCGAAAGCGAAGAGGGCAAAGGCACCCACTTCACCATCAGCCTTCCTGCCTGA
- a CDS encoding DUF86 domain-containing protein, which translates to MLDAAREIMDFTLEKQREAFDHDRKLTLTLIKEVEIIGEAAYQKSKETGRLEQDIRFPQIITQAGRLMVKWVPLPSSLSTLISPP; encoded by the coding sequence ATGCTGGATGCCGCCCGTGAGATCATGGACTTTACCCTTGAGAAACAACGCGAAGCCTTTGATCATGACCGTAAGCTTACCTTAACGCTGATTAAAGAGGTCGAGATCATCGGGGAAGCAGCCTATCAGAAATCGAAAGAAACAGGCCGCTTAGAGCAAGATATTCGTTTCCCCCAAATCATTACTCAGGCAGGAAGGCTGATGGTGAAGTGGGTGCCTTTGCCCTCTTCGCTTTCGACCTTGATCTCCCCTCCGTGA
- a CDS encoding nucleotidyltransferase family protein — MKKNLNIPQQELSEFCRRYHIRRLALFGSALREDFSPDSDIDLLVEFEPDHVPSLLKIARMERELSALFGGRKVDLRTPEDLSRYFRKEIQEKAEVQYVEG; from the coding sequence ATGAAAAAAAATTTAAACATTCCTCAGCAAGAACTATCAGAGTTTTGCCGGCGCTACCATATCCGACGCCTGGCCCTGTTTGGATCGGCCCTTCGGGAAGACTTTTCCCCGGACAGTGACATCGATTTATTGGTTGAATTTGAGCCCGATCACGTTCCAAGTCTCTTAAAGATCGCTCGAATGGAACGGGAACTCTCTGCTTTGTTTGGAGGCCGTAAGGTGGACCTCCGCACTCCCGAGGACCTCAGCCGTTATTTCCGAAAGGAGATCCAGGAAAAAGCAGAGGTGCAATATGTGGAAGGATGA
- a CDS encoding rubrerythrin family protein → MEEKIREAFQTVYEAEAKAALRLKVFAKKADQEGLPQMAKLFRVIAFSEEIHGERALRMLREIKDTESNLKESFQSETGIAGVAYENFIALAENAGDTASATIFSQARDVEEGHAKLYKMAINHLIGERETTYYVCQVCGFVADGHCPETCPVCSAPKDQFVEFK, encoded by the coding sequence ATGGAGGAGAAGATCCGAGAGGCCTTTCAAACCGTCTATGAGGCGGAGGCAAAAGCGGCCCTCCGATTGAAGGTCTTTGCCAAAAAGGCGGACCAGGAGGGGCTTCCCCAGATGGCCAAACTCTTTCGGGTCATCGCCTTCAGCGAGGAGATCCATGGCGAGCGGGCCCTCCGGATGTTAAGGGAGATAAAGGATACTGAGTCAAATCTTAAAGAGAGTTTCCAGTCCGAGACAGGGATCGCAGGGGTGGCCTACGAAAATTTCATCGCCCTTGCCGAGAACGCAGGGGATACCGCCTCTGCCACGATCTTCTCCCAGGCGAGAGACGTCGAGGAGGGCCATGCCAAACTCTACAAAATGGCCATCAATCACCTGATCGGGGAGCGGGAAACCACTTATTATGTCTGTCAGGTGTGCGGCTTCGTGGCAGATGGCCACTGTCCTGAGACCTGTCCGGTTTGCTCCGCCCCCAAAGACCAGTTCGTGGAGTTTAAGTGA
- the dapA gene encoding 4-hydroxy-tetrahydrodipicolinate synthase — protein sequence MKFERFEGCWTAMVTPFDRKGEVDYEGLEKNVRFLIENGSNLVPTGTTGESPTLDWKEHDRVITKTVKLAKGKAFVIAGTGSNSTREAFRGTKHAVEVGAQGALLVDCYYNGPSSLELRTQYYEVIAKAFRKTYIVPYVIPGRTGTKLEVEDLAILHRKFKNVRAVKEATGDLDRMAKTRRLCGEDFDILSGDDDKTFEMMTREDIRATGVISVMSNIVPGPINVMVMSILKGDMERANYLKGVLDPLFKVVTVNTVESYEGFEVPCRFRNPVAIKTMMRGLGMPSGPCRQPLGKMTPKGVEIVRNALKAVYEKDRSILQPIEEFYKVKIEDRLANDRHWK from the coding sequence ATGAAATTCGAGAGGTTTGAGGGGTGCTGGACGGCGATGGTGACGCCCTTCGATCGAAAGGGGGAGGTCGATTACGAGGGGCTTGAGAAGAACGTGAGGTTTCTCATCGAGAACGGCTCGAATCTCGTCCCGACCGGAACGACCGGAGAGTCTCCGACACTGGACTGGAAGGAGCACGACCGGGTCATCACCAAAACGGTGAAGTTAGCCAAAGGGAAGGCCTTTGTCATCGCAGGGACCGGTTCCAACTCCACCAGAGAGGCCTTCCGCGGGACGAAACACGCGGTGGAAGTGGGGGCGCAGGGCGCCCTCTTGGTCGACTGCTATTACAATGGCCCTTCTTCGCTCGAGCTCCGGACCCAGTATTACGAGGTGATCGCCAAGGCCTTCCGGAAAACGTATATCGTCCCCTACGTCATTCCGGGAAGGACGGGGACGAAGCTGGAAGTGGAGGACTTAGCCATTCTTCACCGAAAATTTAAGAACGTCCGGGCCGTGAAAGAAGCCACGGGTGATCTCGACCGGATGGCCAAGACGAGGAGGCTCTGTGGCGAGGACTTCGACATCCTCTCCGGAGACGACGACAAGACCTTCGAGATGATGACCCGGGAGGACATCCGGGCCACCGGCGTCATCTCCGTCATGTCCAACATCGTCCCAGGCCCCATCAACGTGATGGTCATGTCGATCCTGAAAGGGGACATGGAGAGGGCCAACTATCTGAAAGGGGTCTTAGATCCCCTCTTTAAAGTCGTGACCGTCAATACGGTCGAATCTTACGAAGGGTTTGAAGTGCCTTGCAGGTTCCGAAATCCGGTGGCGATCAAGACGATGATGAGGGGGCTCGGAATGCCCTCCGGCCCCTGCCGCCAACCCCTCGGAAAGATGACCCCCAAAGGGGTGGAGATCGTGCGAAACGCCCTGAAGGCCGTCTATGAGAAAGACCGATCGATCCTCCAGCCCATCGAGGAATTCTACAAGGTGAAGATCGAAGACCGGCTGGCCAACGACCGCCATTGGAAATAG